The following nucleotide sequence is from Calidithermus timidus DSM 17022.
GAAGGCTTCGGAGATGGTGCGCTCGGCGGCCTCGAGATCGGCCTGGAGCAGGGCGTTCTCGAGCTCGAGCGAAAGGGCCTCGGGGGGGCGCGGCCTCTCCTGGGTGAGGCCCTCGAGGTAGCGCTTGACCGCTTGCGCCGGGGTGACCCCCTCGGCGATGAAGCGCTTGATCTGCTCCAGCGCGTCGAGGTCGGCCTCGGAGTAGAGGCGGTGCCCACCAGGGGAGCGCTCGGGACGGGGAAAGCCGTAGCGCCGTTCCCACTGCCGCAGGAGCGCGGAGGACAGCCCGATGCGCTCCTCGACCTCCGCAATGGTGTAGACCCCCATGTCTTTGCGCGCAGTGTTCATCTTCTGTACAAGATTATGCTAGATTGTTGTCCAGGTTATGTCAAGTCTCGCTTGTCCCCGCTGCAAGAGCGCCTTCCTGGATGGCACTGCCACCTGTACAAGCTGCGGCTGGGTGTGGCCCCGGGTAGGTGAGTGGACCGACTTCCGCGGCGGGCGGCCGCTGAGCCCTGCCGCCGCCGTTAACCTCTGGTCCCTCACTGCCTGGGGCTACGAGGCCTGGCGGGTGCGGGCGCTTTCGCTGTTGTCGGGGCGGCCCTTCCCCCTGGGCGAGGAGCTGGACCGGATGCGGGCGAGCCTCGAGCCCGTGAGGGGCGGGGTGTTCCTCGACCTGGGCACCGCCACGGGCCTGTATGCCCGGGCTCTGCTGCAGGCAGGGGCCGCCCGGGTCTACGCCCTCGACCTCTCCCCGGCCATGCTGCGCGTGGCTCGGCGCCGAGCGCGGGGGCTTGGGGGCTTGGTACCCCTGCTGGCGCGGGCCGAGGCGCTGCCCCTGTGCCCAGCGAGCCTGGACGGGGTGGCGGTGGGAGGGAGTTATAACGAGTTCACCGATCCCGAGGCGGTGGTCCTTGAGGTCGTGCGGGTGCTCAGGCCCGGCGGGCGGCTGTGGCTGATGTTCACTCACCGCTCGGGCAGCCCTTTGCAGCGGGCCTTCGAGCGGGCCGGCTTGCGCTTCCCTCGCCTCGAGGATCTCCTCGCCCTGCTGGCCCCGTTCGGCTTTGCGCTTGAAGGTTGGCGCGAGGGCTCGGTGGGCTTTGTGGCGGGGACAAAACTCTCTGGTGGCGAGTAGCCCCATCCTTACGGCAGTACCTCTGGCGAAAGGAGGTCGCTTTGGAACCTAACTGGACCGAAGTCTCCGCGATCATCCGCCGTCACTCGGCGACCTTCTACCTCGGGAGCCTGCTCTTCCGCGGTGAGGCCCGCAAGGGAGCCTGGGCGGTCTACGCCGCCTGCCGCCTGGGCGACGACGCGGTGGACGAGTCGCCTGACCCCCGCGCCGATCTCGAGCGCTGGTGGGCGGGGGTGGGCCGGGCCTACGCGGGCGAGCCCGAGGCCGAGTGGGAGCGGGCGTTGGCCTGGGCGCTGGAGCGCTGGGACATCCCCCTAGAAGGCTTCGCCGACATGCGCCAGGGCTTCTTAGCCGACCTGGGCCCGGTGCGGTTGCAGCGCATGGACGAGCTGATGACCTATTGCTACCGGGTCGCGGGCACCGTGGGCCGCATGATCGCACCCATCGGTGGAGCCGGACCCGAGGCCGAAGAGGCCGCGATCAAGCTGGGACAGGCCATGCAGCTCACCAACTGCTTGCGCGACGTAGGCGAGGACCTGGCGCTGGGGCGGGTTTATCTCCCGGCTGAATTGCTCGAGCGCTACGGGGTTGCGCTCGAGGACCTGCGCTACGGGCGCGTGACGCTTGCCTACACCGCGCTGATGCGCGAGCTTGCCCAGCAGACCCGCCGGCTCTACCGCGAAGGCCTGCGCGGCCTGCGCCACCTCCACAATGGCCGCGCCGCCGTCGCCCTGGCTGCCTTGCAGTACCAAAGCATCCTCGACAAGCTCGAGCACAACGGCTGGGACAATCTCTCCCGCCGCGCCGCGCTCTCGCCCTACGAGCGCTTTAAGCTCCTGCCCAAGGCCCTGTGGATGCGGGGGATCTGAGCAGGCGTGGCGTATGCTGAGCACCTGAGGCCATGGCACAACGCTTCGACTATATCGTCGCGGGGGCCGGGGCCGCGGGGTTGAGCCTGCTGCACCACCTCGAGCAGGCCGGGCTCTCCGAGCGCCGCGTGCTTCTCCTCGACCGCGCGCCCAAAACCCACAACGACCGCACCTGGTGCTTCTGGGAGGCAGGGGAGGGGCCCTTCGAGGCCGTAATTTTCCGACGTTGGGGACGCTTGGCCTTCCACGCTCCAGGCTTCTCCCGCACCTTCGACATCGCCCCCTACACCTACAAGATGCTGCGGGGCCTCGACTTCTACCGCCACATGGACGAGCGCCTGGCCCGCTGGCCCCGCCTCACCCGCCTCTACGGCGAGCTCGAGGCCGTCGGCGACGGCTTCGTGCGGCTGGAGGGCCAGACCTACACCGCCGACTGGGTCTTCAGCAGCGTTCCCTCCTCACCCCTCGCCCCCCGCCCCCCGTACCACCACCTGCTCCAACACTTCCGCGGCTGGGTGCTCGAGGCCCCCCACCCTACCTTCGACCCCGGCGTCGCCACGTTCATGGACTTCCGGGTCGAGCAGCAGGGTGAGGTGCGCTTCGTCTACGTGCTGCCCTTCGACGAGCGCCGGGCGCTGGTGGAGTACACCCTCTTCTCGGCGCACCTGCTGAGCGAGCTCGAGTACGAGGCGGGTCTGCGGGCCTATATCCACGAGGAATTGGGACTCAGGGAGTACCGGGTGCTCGAGACCGAGGCGGGTGTGATTCCCATGACCGACATACCCTTCCCGGCTCGCCTGGGCGAGCGCACGCTGTACATCGGCACCGCCGGGGGCCAGACCAAGGCCTCCACCGGTTACACCTTCCAGCGCATCCAGCGTCAGTGCCGCCACATCGTCCAGTCCCTCGCCCAGGGCCGCGAGCCCGCCCCCCCGCCAAGTCCCGCCCGCTTCGCCTTCTACGACAGCGTGCTGCTCAACGTCTTCGCCAAAAAGCGCTACCCTGGTGCCCACGCTTTCCGTGACCTCTTCCGCCGCCGCCCGGCCCCGCAGGTGCTCAAGTTCCTCGACGAGTCCACGACGCTGCTCGAGGAACTCCCCATCCTCTTCAGCATGAACGTCCCCGTCTTCACCCTGGCCGCGCTGGACGTGCTGGCGTTGGCCGTCAGCCGTAAGCGCTAAGCAGCTTGTGCTGGACTCCACCTTGCCCCTCCCATAGAGAGGGAATATCCTCCAGCGGGAACAAGGCGTCTTGTGTTTTGCGTACGACCCGTCAACCGCCGTCCTACTTCACTCCACCGGATCCACCGGCGTCGGCTTGCCCTCCGCGTCGATGGCTACGTAGGTCAGGTTGCCCCGCGTCGCCAGCACCTTGGCCTCCTTGAGGTTTTCGCGGTACACCTCGACCTCCACCGTGATCGAGGTGCGGCCCACCCGCACCACCTTCGCCACCACCTCGAGCAAATCCCCCACCTTGATGGGCACCTCGAAGATGACCTCACCCACCCGCACCGTCACGCAGCGCTTGCGGGCTCGCCGGATCGCAGCGTAGGAGCCCACCTTGTCCATCAGGCCCAGCACAAAGCCGCCGAAGGCGTTGCCACCGGGGTTGGCGTGCTCGGGGAAGACCAGCTCGAGGGTGCGTGCGACACCCAAGGCTTCTTTCTCGCTGGTTGGATTCGTCAATTCGCTCATCGCTAGGCTATTCTAAGTTCTTGTTGCTCGACTTTCCCTCCGTAGCAACTGTGTTCCCGCAGCTAAATCGCGGCTCGAGGCCCTCGCTATTCTTGGGCTCATGAACTTCGCGCCCAAGAAAGCCCTCGTCATCGGCAGCGGTATCGGCGGGCTGGCCATGGGCATCCGCCTGTGCAGCCTGGGCTTCGACACCACCGTGCTCGAGAAGCTCGACGCCCCCGGTGGGCGGGCCTACGTGCGCCGGGCCCAGGGCTTCACCTTCGACATGGGTCCCACCGTCATCACCGTCCCGCACTTCATCGAGGAGCTGTTCAGCCTGGGCCGGGGCGATCCTAGGCTGGGCCAGCCCGACTTTCCCCCCGCCGTGCTGGGCGAGGATAAGCGGGTGCGGGAGGGTGTCTCGGGTGGCCCCAACACCTCGCGCTACGTCACCCTCGTTCCCATCCTGCCCTTCTACCGCATCTATTTCGACGACGGTACCTTCTTCGACTACGACGGCGACCCCATCCGCACCCGCGAGCAGATCCGGGCGCTGGCCCCCGAGGACCTCGAGGGCTATGAGCGCTTCCACCGCGACGCGAAGGCCATCTTCGAGCGGGGCTTCCTCGAGCTCGGCCACACCTACTTCGGCGACGTGGGCACCATGCTGCGCGTGGTCCCCGACCTGCTGCGCCTGGATGCGGTGCGCACGCTGTTCTCCTTCGCCAAGAAGTACTTCAAAAATCCCAAGATGCAGCAGCTCTTCAGCTTCGAGACGCTGCTGGTGGGGGGCAACCCGCTCAGTGTGCCCGCCATCTACGCCATGATCCACTTCGTGGAGAAGACCTGGGGCATCCACTTCGCCATGGGCGGCACCGGGGCGCTGGTGCGGGGCTTGGTGCGGAAGCTCG
It contains:
- a CDS encoding class I SAM-dependent methyltransferase is translated as MSSLACPRCKSAFLDGTATCTSCGWVWPRVGEWTDFRGGRPLSPAAAVNLWSLTAWGYEAWRVRALSLLSGRPFPLGEELDRMRASLEPVRGGVFLDLGTATGLYARALLQAGAARVYALDLSPAMLRVARRRARGLGGLVPLLARAEALPLCPASLDGVAVGGSYNEFTDPEAVVLEVVRVLRPGGRLWLMFTHRSGSPLQRAFERAGLRFPRLEDLLALLAPFGFALEGWREGSVGFVAGTKLSGGE
- a CDS encoding phytoene/squalene synthase family protein; this translates as MEPNWTEVSAIIRRHSATFYLGSLLFRGEARKGAWAVYAACRLGDDAVDESPDPRADLERWWAGVGRAYAGEPEAEWERALAWALERWDIPLEGFADMRQGFLADLGPVRLQRMDELMTYCYRVAGTVGRMIAPIGGAGPEAEEAAIKLGQAMQLTNCLRDVGEDLALGRVYLPAELLERYGVALEDLRYGRVTLAYTALMRELAQQTRRLYREGLRGLRHLHNGRAAVALAALQYQSILDKLEHNGWDNLSRRAALSPYERFKLLPKALWMRGI
- a CDS encoding lycopene cyclase family protein → MAQRFDYIVAGAGAAGLSLLHHLEQAGLSERRVLLLDRAPKTHNDRTWCFWEAGEGPFEAVIFRRWGRLAFHAPGFSRTFDIAPYTYKMLRGLDFYRHMDERLARWPRLTRLYGELEAVGDGFVRLEGQTYTADWVFSSVPSSPLAPRPPYHHLLQHFRGWVLEAPHPTFDPGVATFMDFRVEQQGEVRFVYVLPFDERRALVEYTLFSAHLLSELEYEAGLRAYIHEELGLREYRVLETEAGVIPMTDIPFPARLGERTLYIGTAGGQTKASTGYTFQRIQRQCRHIVQSLAQGREPAPPPSPARFAFYDSVLLNVFAKKRYPGAHAFRDLFRRRPAPQVLKFLDESTTLLEELPILFSMNVPVFTLAALDVLALAVSRKR
- a CDS encoding acyl-CoA thioesterase, producing MSELTNPTSEKEALGVARTLELVFPEHANPGGNAFGGFVLGLMDKVGSYAAIRRARKRCVTVRVGEVIFEVPIKVGDLLEVVAKVVRVGRTSITVEVEVYRENLKEAKVLATRGNLTYVAIDAEGKPTPVDPVE